A single window of bacterium DNA harbors:
- the lptC gene encoding LPS export ABC transporter periplasmic protein LptC has protein sequence MFSVKFLKRATLTAMLLLIAVVSFYLFRSPLPQIEFGEIKVLGTDADLQINRVHVVQNEKGAKEWELWADQAKVYQKQDITQMRNLHILFYPKDGKKMNVYAERGVMENRTRNIQLEGNVRILTDDGYIVETESLRFNSEKKYVETKDPVVLRNSTFRLTGTGLFGRTDMGQFTLERNVRAIIQGVDAAAAGGKAPHKALPAQSGAPKKRKG, from the coding sequence ATGTTCTCGGTCAAATTCCTCAAAAGAGCAACCCTGACCGCCATGCTTCTTCTGATCGCCGTGGTGTCCTTCTACCTGTTCCGCTCCCCCCTGCCGCAGATCGAGTTCGGCGAGATCAAGGTGCTGGGCACGGATGCGGATCTGCAAATCAACCGCGTCCATGTCGTGCAAAACGAAAAGGGCGCGAAGGAGTGGGAGTTGTGGGCGGACCAGGCAAAAGTCTATCAAAAGCAGGACATCACCCAGATGCGCAATCTGCACATCCTGTTTTATCCCAAGGATGGGAAGAAAATGAATGTCTACGCCGAGCGCGGCGTAATGGAGAACCGGACCCGCAACATCCAGCTGGAGGGCAACGTCCGGATTCTCACTGACGATGGATACATCGTCGAGACAGAGTCGCTTCGTTTCAACTCCGAGAAGAAATACGTGGAGACCAAAGACCCGGTTGTTCTCCGGAATAGCACTTTCCGGCTCACGGGAACGGGACTTTTCGGCCGCACGGATATGGGTCAGTTCACGCTGGAGCGGAACGTGCGGGCAATCATCCAGGGCGTGGACGCCGCGGCAGCCGGCGGCAAGGCGCCCCACAAGGCGCTCCCCGCCCAATCCGGTGCCCCCAAGAAAAGGAAGGGCTGA